One segment of Leptospira kirschneri serovar Cynopteri str. 3522 CT DNA contains the following:
- a CDS encoding LysM peptidoglycan-binding domain-containing M23 family metallopeptidase, whose product MKPSLRYPIEIVLFLFTVLFFNNRIDSSQKSELLKNLDYNNQSVKRLREDIKNNLKISISNLERSELTSLEFYRYVVKKEDNFFKIMARTGMDIDTISSVNSLASPYDIYTGMELLIPNMRGIYDSNETENSLLVRKKLSKKYKLAEKFISFDEDKKLWFIPGKGLPKEERSFFYGVAFYRPLGDEGIISSRFGKRKDPFTRKETFHGGLDMAAEEGTPVYASADGEVSFSDKKGGYGNLIILGHKLGYETLYGHLSSISVRPGEKVRKGQKIGEVGQTGRATGNHLHFEVRRFNQRQKPIFRDHA is encoded by the coding sequence ATGAAACCTTCTCTCAGGTATCCAATTGAAATCGTACTATTTCTTTTCACGGTTCTTTTTTTTAACAATCGAATCGATTCCAGTCAAAAATCGGAACTTTTGAAAAACTTAGACTATAACAATCAATCCGTAAAACGACTTAGGGAAGACATTAAAAATAATCTGAAAATTTCTATTTCCAATTTAGAAAGATCAGAATTAACTTCTCTCGAATTTTATAGATACGTCGTAAAAAAAGAAGACAACTTCTTTAAAATCATGGCTAGAACCGGAATGGATATAGATACGATTTCATCGGTAAATAGCCTCGCTTCACCTTATGATATTTATACCGGAATGGAACTTTTGATTCCTAATATGCGCGGCATTTATGATTCGAATGAAACAGAAAACTCTCTTTTAGTTCGGAAAAAACTTTCCAAAAAATACAAACTTGCGGAGAAGTTCATTTCTTTTGATGAAGATAAAAAACTTTGGTTTATCCCAGGAAAAGGACTTCCCAAAGAAGAAAGATCTTTTTTTTACGGAGTGGCATTTTATCGCCCATTAGGAGACGAAGGAATTATCTCTTCTCGTTTCGGAAAAAGGAAAGATCCATTTACTAGAAAAGAAACCTTTCACGGTGGATTGGACATGGCGGCAGAAGAAGGAACTCCGGTTTATGCTTCCGCTGACGGAGAAGTTTCTTTCTCCGATAAAAAAGGAGGTTATGGAAATTTGATCATACTAGGTCATAAACTAGGATACGAAACTTTATACGGACATCTAAGTTCTATATCTGTTCGTCCGGGCGAAAAAGTACGTAAAGGTCAAAAGATCGGAGAAGTCGGACAAACCGGAAGAGCAACAGGAAATCATTTACACTTTGAAGTCAGAAGATTCAATCAAAGACAAAAACCAATTTTTAGAGATCATGCTTAA